Sequence from the Ochrobactrum vermis genome:
CGCCACCCGTAGCCTTGAAACCAGCACCATCCATCTCGACACGATCCGAGACCTCAAGCAGATCAACTCGCTTCTCGCCTCAATGGCCTATCCAGTCCTCGAGGAACAGGGCCTCCTCAGCGATACGCGCCTTAAGACGGTCCGACAAGTTGGCCAGCTTCAGGATTAGAGCGCGTTTCGATCTGATTGGATCAGATCGGCGCTCTAATTTCTTCTATTTCAATCATAATCTTATCGATCCTCGTTTCACTCTGGTCGGATTATGCTCTAAGAGAGCACCACACCCAAACGGATGTAGACAAATTACCGGCTCTTCTTTTGCGTCAATTAACGGCACAATAGCCCTTGATACCGAAAGCCTATGAGTATGACTCATGGGTTTTTGGTTAAGCCCGAGTGGCGATTGAACTTCTTCAAGGCGTGATGCGTCAGCATCTAAGCGCCTTGGTATGAGCCGAAAAATTCTCAATACCATCGAGGATTGGACGCTTGCGAGGAGAAATGGTGATGAATGATCTGCGTCCCATATCCAATGAGACCCTCAATGTCGGCGGCGTCCAAGCCACATCTTTAGGCTCCACCGCCGGACATCTGGCGCTCGTGCCGACGTGGCTCCCTTTCGATGTAGCATCAGGTGCAACCGGTAATTCCGCCGGAAGTGGTGGAATGGGCCTTAGCGTTGGCGTCATCAGCAGCGACGCTTCTGCCATATTCGTTCCGTCGAATACTGCCATTGCCGGGCCGGGCGCCGAGGTTGGCGCAGATCAGTTCAACAATGCGTTGATCAACCAGCATGTCGTTGAGATGGCAGGATTGGGCGGCGACGGAGGAAACGGTAATGCTGTGATCGGCGGGACCGAAGGTGCAACCTCCAATCACGCGGGAAGCGGTGGCAACGGTGTTTTTTTTGGTGGACTGGTCAGTTCCGATGTGGCCGTCTTTGCTCCGGTCAATACTGCGGTCGCGGGTGGGTCTGGTTCCATCGCATCCGCCAACCAGACCAACAATGCGGCCTTCCTGCAAGGCGCGGACCAGATGGCAGGTATCGGCGGCTCAGGCGGAGACCATAACCTCGCCGGATCCGTCTCTCCAATACATACAGACACAGGACCCACCTATCTTTTCACCGGTGACAATTACGCCGGGCACGGCGGAGCGGGTATCTTTGCTGGTACCATGATCGATGTGAATGTTGCAATTTTCTCGCCCATCAATATTGCTGTCGCTGCCGCTGGCGGCAATGCAGACGCCCACCAGACAAACAATGTGATTTTTGATCAGGGCGGCACGCAGATTGCCGGAATCGGCGGCAATGGCGGTGGCTTCAACATGGCCTCGGACACAATTTTTACCGGCAGTACGGCCTCGGGAAGCGGTGGAGACGGTGTTTTCGCCGGCAACCAGGTGGATGTGAGTATCGGCTATTTCCACCCGATCAATATTGCAGTTCCCGCTGGTGGAACCGCCGACGCCCAGCAGATAGACCATCTGCTTGTCGATCAGCATGCTCTGCAGATTGCCGGGATCGGTGGTTCGGGCGGGCACGATAATCTGACCGACGCCAGCCATGATGCGCTTCTCGCGAATGATATTCTTGCTCTTCTTCACGTTTGATACGTGCCCACTTGATAGGTGCCATCCGCCCCCACCCTAAAGTAGGTACCCGAATTTCTAGCTAGTTCCGCAGCATCAACACGCGCACTCTTTGAACACGGTCGGTAGCGGTATTTTGCCAATGTCTCATCTGGAAATGCGGACTGCCAAGACCGGTGTTCAATCCGAAACAGGGCCGGGGCCATAACAGGGAGGACTTAGACGATGCCTATTCCGAGTGTTTCCGACACAATTCATCTCAGTGACGTTTACGCAGGCGATGCGAATGCCGGTAACGGTGCTGACGGCTATAATTATGGGAATATCAACTACAATCCCAGTGCGGTCGTGGCCAATACGCAAAGCGTAACAGGCGCAGCTGTAGATGTGCATAGTGGCGATTCCCCGTGGTTAAACGCAACCTGGGATGCAGGTCATGCGGGAGACGGTGGTGGAGCCGATGCAGCCAATGGCTTTCTTGCCAATATCACCAATAATGGCGACGGCGGAGCCGGCGGCGACGCGAACTCCAACGGCAGTCTGGGTTCTTCAAGCGGCGGCAATGTAGCAGCCGGTCAGGCGGATACCAGCGCCGTTCAATATACCGAACTTCTGGCCGACCAACACGCGACGATCCTTGCGGGTGTCGGTGGCAACGGCGGAGACGGGAACATGGCTCGTGGAGGTGATATTTCCTCTGCGCTTGTGCATTCGAACCCGGAAACGACGACAACGACCACCACGACCAACGATATTGCGAGCTTTGTCGACAGCTTTAACGACAATTTTCACGATATCGATCTAAGCCACCTGCCACTCTGACTGGCGGTTGGTTTTGTCGGGTAATCGAAAAGCTTGATTTGGGAGCAGCGACTGAGGTCGTTGCCTCCCATTTTTCCCACATATTTCCAACTGGCTGACGGGCATCGTGAGCGTACGTTAGAGCGCATCCCGGAAAGCGCGAAGCGGTTTTCAGAAAAGATGCACATTAAAACAAATGCTTAGAGCACCGATCTGGTTCAATCAGATCGAAGCGCGCTCTAACATCGGAGATATCGATGGAGGCGGGCCGATGACGGCGGCATTTACGCAAGCACGCTATACGGTGACTCCATTGGTCGCTGCCCTGCGTCGGTGTACCGGTGCCTTCGGCTTGGTTTTCGCCTATAGTTGCGGTTACAATATTTTTCTGCTCGCCCCCTCCATCTATCTTCTTCAGATCTATGACCGTGTTCTGTCGAGCCGCAGCGTCGATACCTTGGTGATGCTGACTATCATCATCGCGATTGCAGTTATTGTCGGTTCTCTGCTCGATATCGTACGTCGTGCCGCGCTTTCCCGGATCGGTAGCTGGGTCGACCGCCAATTACGGCCTATCGTGATGAATGCGTCGTTCGAATACGCGGCGCGCGCCGACGCCGGAATGGCCGCTGAAAATTATCGTGACCTTTCCGTCTTGCGCCAGTTTCTGGATTCACCATCATGTGCGTTGCTGTTCGATGTTCCTTGGGCTCCAGTTTTTCTTGTGTTGCTTTTTCTGGTTCATCCGCTGCTCGGATTTATCGGACTGGGCAGTGCATTATGCCTGCTGCTTTTGGCTTTATTGAATGAGTTCGTGACACGCGAGTTGAGTGAACAGGCAAACATTGCGCAGGCACGAAGTTATTCTCGTTTCACAATGGCGCTCAAATACATCGGCGTAATCCGCGCTATGGGAATGCAACAGGGTGCGGCTCACCTCATTTATAGGGATGCAGAAGCCGTCAGGACAGCTCAGGACGGTGTGGCGCGAAGGACGGAAGTGCTTCTGGCATTTTCGAAGTCACTACGTGCGCTGACCCAGATTGTGATGATGGGAACCGCGACATGGCTCGTACTCCAGAACAACAGCAATCCCGGGATTATTTTCGTCGCCAGCCTGTTGCTGGGGCGTGGACTGGCACCTGTAGAAGGAGCCATAGGCGCATGGCGAGCCCTCGCCTTTGCACGCGGCGCATTCAACCGCCTGAACAAGATGCTCACAATAGTTGCGCCCGGAGAGAATATGCGAACCATTCTGTTACCGGAACCCAAAGGCCAGCTCGTCCTCGACAATGTTAGCTATAGGCTCCCTTCATCGGACCGGTTCATTCTGCGAGGCGTTTCATTTCAAGTCGCTCCAGGTGATTGTGTTGCCTTGATCGGCCCGTCCGGATCGGGAAAATCCACCCTTGGGCGAATTTTGGCCGGCGTTTCGCGACCCACGTGCGGATGCGCTCTTTTGGGCGGCATCGATATTTCACTGCTTCGCCATTGCGACAACGTCCGGCATATCGGCTATCTTCCGCAGGATATTGAACTCTTCGGCGGTGCGATCAAAGACGTCATCGGGCGGCTCGATGGCTCGGATCCGCAAAAGGTCATCGAGGCCGCCAAGCTCGTCGGATTGCATGAGGCAATCATGCGATTGCCCCAGGGCTACGAAACCGATATCGGCGAAGGTGGCGCGTTGCTTCTACGGGCACAACGCCAGCAATTGGGGCTTGCGCGTGCAGCCTATGGCAATCCCCCCCTTGTGGTACTGGATGATCCGAACTCAAGTCTCGACTATGAAGGCGAGCGGCTGTTGTTCGGCGCCATCGAGCGTATGAAGTGCAGGCAGATTACCATTGTGATCATTACGCATCGAATGGGCATACTGCCCGTGACCGACAAAATCGCCGTAATGCGCGACGGTACGGTAAGCGCTTTCGGAGATAGCGAAAAAATCTTCGATGCTTTCCTTCGCGTACCCGCGAAAACCGGACTGTAAGGGGCGCTTCGTGATGACCCTTGTCCATTTCGAACTTCCAATGAAGGTAGCGAATGCATTTAAGTATTCACGGGACCTGCTCTCCTTGCGAATGATGCAGCTGAAGCTTCCGTCTCCTCCGGCACTACCGCGTCGGAAAAATACTTTGCCAGCGCCGCTGACTTCA
This genomic interval carries:
- a CDS encoding PE-PGRS family protein — its product is MPIPSVSDTIHLSDVYAGDANAGNGADGYNYGNINYNPSAVVANTQSVTGAAVDVHSGDSPWLNATWDAGHAGDGGGADAANGFLANITNNGDGGAGGDANSNGSLGSSSGGNVAAGQADTSAVQYTELLADQHATILAGVGGNGGDGNMARGGDISSALVHSNPETTTTTTTTNDIASFVDSFNDNFHDIDLSHLPL
- a CDS encoding type I secretion system permease/ATPase codes for the protein MTAAFTQARYTVTPLVAALRRCTGAFGLVFAYSCGYNIFLLAPSIYLLQIYDRVLSSRSVDTLVMLTIIIAIAVIVGSLLDIVRRAALSRIGSWVDRQLRPIVMNASFEYAARADAGMAAENYRDLSVLRQFLDSPSCALLFDVPWAPVFLVLLFLVHPLLGFIGLGSALCLLLLALLNEFVTRELSEQANIAQARSYSRFTMALKYIGVIRAMGMQQGAAHLIYRDAEAVRTAQDGVARRTEVLLAFSKSLRALTQIVMMGTATWLVLQNNSNPGIIFVASLLLGRGLAPVEGAIGAWRALAFARGAFNRLNKMLTIVAPGENMRTILLPEPKGQLVLDNVSYRLPSSDRFILRGVSFQVAPGDCVALIGPSGSGKSTLGRILAGVSRPTCGCALLGGIDISLLRHCDNVRHIGYLPQDIELFGGAIKDVIGRLDGSDPQKVIEAAKLVGLHEAIMRLPQGYETDIGEGGALLLRAQRQQLGLARAAYGNPPLVVLDDPNSSLDYEGERLLFGAIERMKCRQITIVIITHRMGILPVTDKIAVMRDGTVSAFGDSEKIFDAFLRVPAKTGL